In Sphingopyxis sp. FD7, a single window of DNA contains:
- a CDS encoding ParB/RepB/Spo0J family partition protein — protein sequence MIKSIPLNKLVQSPRNVRRHSDPSADAELKASIAARGVLQNLIVRPAAKGKFEVEAGERRRRAMLALAEEKLLARDHEVMCLVLEESAEAAVETSLAENFHRLAMNPADEAQAFAALVTGGATADDIARRFGLTVRFVEGRLRLATLAPVVFEALASGQITLDIAKAFGATSDQDIQTRVFEQVSSGYYAPNPDSVRRMVLSGTVRGSDPRARLVGRDAYIAAGGRIERELFDNDDSESWVDVALLESLAAAKMEEQARALAAEQGLAWVKPTLDPYASHDLVEGLVRLPAEPAPLTEAEVARLDELDASYDAHAAILEDEDSAEEAVAAAEAAIEAIERECQEIRARPPVIAPELKAEAGMVLALSRDGTPVLQPVFYGERQAEPTEADDGIEVVAGEEGSDRRRTTLSKRLVDELAMQRRDVLALHVASDPGLALDIMVFTLADADTHDWRARPSTTLRAPVPTGPIIGFEAKDAPACRALAEFRSGLDESWRAGEDAMSRFDLFRALPDDSRAAWLGYVVARSLEASLNMSDDRQLPFQDHLGSLIGIDMAQWWRPTTANYFDRVSKQVILDALTDVGGLELSSRFASVKKGDLAMSAERVFAGTYITEVDVREKALAWVPEVMRFARPTPEAGEAEIDASDAESGIDGEIHTPRELAA from the coding sequence ACCCGTCAGCAGATGCTGAGCTCAAGGCCAGCATCGCAGCCCGGGGTGTGCTGCAGAACCTTATTGTTCGGCCCGCCGCCAAGGGCAAGTTCGAGGTCGAAGCCGGAGAGCGTCGTCGCCGCGCTATGCTCGCGCTGGCCGAAGAGAAGCTGCTTGCCCGCGACCATGAAGTCATGTGCCTCGTCCTCGAGGAAAGCGCTGAAGCGGCCGTCGAAACCAGCCTCGCCGAGAACTTTCACCGCCTCGCCATGAACCCCGCCGACGAAGCCCAAGCCTTTGCCGCGCTTGTGACAGGTGGTGCGACTGCGGATGATATCGCCCGCCGCTTCGGTCTGACTGTCCGCTTTGTCGAGGGACGCCTGCGTCTCGCGACGCTTGCGCCCGTCGTGTTTGAGGCTCTGGCATCGGGCCAGATCACCCTCGACATTGCCAAAGCGTTCGGCGCCACCTCGGATCAGGACATCCAGACCCGCGTCTTCGAGCAGGTGTCCTCGGGCTACTATGCGCCCAACCCCGACAGTGTCCGGCGTATGGTCCTGTCCGGGACGGTACGAGGCAGCGATCCGCGCGCCCGTCTCGTTGGCCGCGACGCCTACATCGCTGCGGGCGGCCGCATTGAGCGCGAGCTGTTCGACAACGACGACAGCGAGTCTTGGGTCGATGTCGCGCTGCTCGAAAGCCTCGCGGCAGCAAAGATGGAAGAGCAGGCGAGGGCGCTCGCCGCCGAGCAGGGTCTTGCCTGGGTCAAGCCGACGCTCGATCCCTATGCCAGCCACGATCTGGTCGAAGGGCTGGTCAGGCTTCCCGCCGAACCGGCGCCGCTGACTGAAGCGGAAGTGGCAAGGCTCGACGAACTCGATGCCTCCTATGACGCGCATGCGGCGATCCTGGAAGATGAGGACAGTGCCGAGGAGGCCGTGGCTGCAGCCGAAGCGGCTATCGAGGCCATCGAACGCGAATGCCAGGAAATCCGTGCCCGACCGCCGGTTATCGCGCCGGAGCTCAAGGCCGAGGCAGGAATGGTGCTGGCGCTCTCCCGCGATGGCACGCCGGTTCTCCAGCCGGTGTTCTACGGCGAGCGTCAGGCTGAACCCACCGAAGCCGACGACGGGATCGAAGTCGTTGCAGGCGAAGAAGGTTCGGACAGACGCCGGACCACCTTGTCGAAACGTCTGGTCGACGAACTCGCGATGCAGCGCCGCGATGTTCTGGCATTGCACGTTGCATCTGATCCCGGGCTGGCGCTCGACATCATGGTCTTCACCCTCGCCGATGCCGATACCCACGACTGGCGGGCACGCCCTTCGACCACGCTGCGCGCGCCCGTCCCAACAGGCCCGATCATCGGCTTCGAAGCCAAGGATGCACCGGCGTGCCGCGCGCTTGCCGAGTTCAGGTCCGGTCTCGATGAAAGCTGGCGCGCTGGCGAGGATGCAATGTCCCGCTTCGACCTGTTTCGGGCGCTGCCCGATGACAGCCGCGCCGCCTGGCTGGGTTACGTCGTGGCCCGGTCGCTTGAGGCGAGCCTCAACATGTCCGATGACCGCCAACTCCCGTTCCAGGATCATCTCGGCAGCCTGATTGGCATCGACATGGCGCAGTGGTGGCGTCCGACAACCGCCAACTACTTCGACCGGGTGTCGAAGCAGGTGATCCTCGATGCGCTGACCGATGTCGGCGGTCTCGAACTCTCTTCGCGCTTTGCCTCGGTCAAGAAGGGTGACCTCGCGATGAGCGCCGAGCGCGTCTTCGCCGGCACCTACATCACCGAGGTCGACGTCCGCGAAAAGGCCTTGGCCTGGGTGCCTGAGGTCATGCGCTTCGCTCGCCCTACGCCGGAGGCGGGCGAAGCCGAGATCGACGCAAGCGACGCTGAGTCGGGTATCGACGGCGAAATTCATACCCCCCGCGAGCTGGCCGCCTGA
- a CDS encoding tyrosine-type recombinase/integrase, which translates to MSIITVCERREAKGLDAHVPLILHGDALYDPDLDRFFLDLPLSGVRSRHSLRAYAYDVAVWLRFLDACGKTVWAATRDDVDAYHRERRRDEADHRITAASWNRAVASLDRLYRWGEQQGLIVEAPFSRLAVWRPAQGGRRGMIAARNDAYERVARRSDVRFVTMDDYRIFREVGLRGLAPDGTERPGARDRNGLRNALFADLLVTTGLRLEEASGLLADELAAIDHDDGQAAQLWLRLPPPLTKGDRGRSILVPRRLLRQIAAYVAVERTAGVAKFAARDGAARFERPIPVTRAGFDRMRDVCTPEERCRLILCDEDGTPREPAALWLTEVGQPVRPNSWEVIFTRACKRCAEHGFPLSISPHQLRHTFAVHMLALLIQQRLREAALPAGPVESYRLILGDPLQQVQRLLGHASLATTYIYLDHIATRADTVDAAVEELLALLPGPQGA; encoded by the coding sequence GTGTCGATCATTACTGTTTGCGAGCGGCGTGAGGCCAAGGGCCTCGATGCGCATGTGCCGCTGATCCTGCACGGCGACGCGCTCTATGATCCCGATCTGGATCGCTTTTTTCTCGACCTGCCGCTGTCGGGGGTCCGCTCCCGCCACTCGCTTCGCGCCTACGCCTATGATGTCGCGGTCTGGCTTCGCTTTCTCGATGCCTGTGGCAAGACGGTGTGGGCTGCGACCCGCGACGATGTCGACGCCTATCATCGTGAGCGACGCCGCGACGAGGCCGATCACCGGATCACGGCGGCAAGCTGGAACAGGGCCGTCGCCAGCCTCGATCGTCTCTACCGCTGGGGCGAGCAACAGGGGCTGATCGTCGAGGCGCCGTTCAGCCGCCTCGCCGTGTGGCGACCGGCGCAGGGTGGCCGTCGAGGCATGATCGCGGCGCGCAACGACGCCTATGAGCGCGTGGCCAGACGATCGGACGTGCGGTTTGTCACGATGGACGACTACCGCATTTTCCGCGAGGTCGGCCTGCGGGGTCTCGCCCCTGACGGCACGGAACGCCCCGGCGCTCGCGATCGCAACGGGCTGCGCAATGCGCTGTTCGCCGATCTTCTCGTTACCACTGGCCTGCGTCTTGAAGAGGCGTCGGGCCTGCTCGCCGATGAACTCGCGGCCATCGACCACGACGATGGTCAGGCGGCGCAGCTTTGGCTGCGCCTGCCGCCGCCGCTCACCAAGGGCGACCGTGGACGCAGCATCCTGGTCCCGCGCCGTCTGCTTCGCCAGATCGCCGCCTATGTCGCCGTAGAGCGGACTGCGGGCGTGGCCAAGTTCGCCGCGCGCGACGGCGCGGCCAGATTCGAGCGACCGATCCCTGTCACTCGCGCCGGTTTCGACCGCATGCGCGACGTCTGCACCCCGGAGGAACGATGCCGCCTTATCCTGTGCGACGAGGATGGAACGCCCCGCGAGCCGGCGGCGCTATGGCTGACAGAGGTCGGGCAGCCTGTCCGCCCCAACTCGTGGGAGGTGATCTTCACCCGCGCCTGCAAGCGGTGTGCGGAGCACGGCTTTCCGCTGTCGATCAGCCCGCACCAGCTTCGCCACACCTTCGCGGTCCATATGCTCGCCTTGCTGATCCAGCAGCGACTGCGCGAGGCCGCGCTGCCGGCGGGTCCGGTGGAGAGCTATCGGCTGATCCTGGGCGACCCGCTGCAACAGGTGCAACGCCTTCTCGGCCACGCGAGCCTCGCCACCACCTATATCTATCTCGATCATATCGCGACCCGCGCCGATACGGTGGATGCGGCCGTCGAGGAACTGCTGGCGCTGTTGCCGGGACCGCAGGGCGCATGA
- a CDS encoding ArdC family protein, translated as MAYRKGQGSGVSPATRITQEIIARLEAGTKPWIKPWRGVPVSRPLRACGIPYRGMNVFWLWMVADMCGYASPFWMTYNQAKSLGAQVRKGEKSTIAIFYKSYTKEVEAPDTGEKTDEARRVLKAYPVFNADQVEGLPERFHPAVTLELVEPEGREAELDAFFAAIPVNLRHQGSEAYYEPTADRVTMPPTSLFSGFDHYYATLAHELSHWTGHASRLGRDLKNRFGTAAYAAEELVALSGQSAPPATLQ; from the coding sequence ATGGCCTATCGCAAGGGGCAAGGCAGCGGCGTGTCGCCAGCCACCCGCATCACCCAGGAAATCATCGCCCGTCTGGAAGCAGGCACGAAGCCATGGATCAAGCCATGGCGCGGTGTCCCGGTCTCCCGGCCCTTGCGGGCCTGCGGAATTCCGTACCGGGGCATGAACGTGTTCTGGCTTTGGATGGTCGCCGACATGTGCGGCTACGCTTCGCCGTTCTGGATGACCTACAACCAGGCAAAATCGCTCGGAGCCCAGGTCCGCAAGGGCGAGAAATCGACCATCGCGATCTTCTACAAGAGCTACACCAAGGAGGTGGAAGCCCCCGATACTGGCGAAAAGACCGACGAGGCCCGCCGGGTGCTCAAGGCCTATCCAGTCTTCAATGCCGATCAGGTCGAAGGTCTGCCCGAGCGCTTTCATCCGGCGGTTACGCTGGAATTGGTCGAGCCTGAAGGGCGCGAGGCCGAACTCGACGCCTTCTTCGCCGCCATCCCCGTCAATCTGCGCCACCAGGGCTCCGAGGCTTATTACGAACCGACTGCGGATCGTGTCACGATGCCGCCGACGAGCCTGTTTTCCGGCTTCGACCACTATTATGCCACGCTGGCCCACGAGCTGTCGCACTGGACCGGCCATGCCAGTCGCCTGGGGCGTGATCTCAAGAACCGCTTCGGCACGGCTGCCTATGCAGCCGAAGAACTGGTAGCCTTATCTGGACAGTCTGCGCCGCCCGCAACATTGCAGTAA